A region of the Mytilus trossulus isolate FHL-02 chromosome 11, PNRI_Mtr1.1.1.hap1, whole genome shotgun sequence genome:
CAGCGATTGAAATCGTGGCGTGTTTTAGTTTGTCCTCCGATGTTTCGTTCACAACTAGTTTTCTCCGCCTTTTCCAAATGCATGCaaatatgaccaaaatagtAAGACACAAAATAAACACGCATACCCCTATAATGATTGGTATGGCATTAGAATCGGTCGAAGGAATTGTCGGTGTTCCCTTGTTCTTCGGTTGAAACTTAATTTTGAGTTTGAATTCTGTGTTTTCTGTTCCATCTTCGCATGTAATAGTTAATATAAATTCGGAACTTGTATTACTTTGAATGCTCTCATTATTCaccaatttcaaataaacatcTGTAAAATAAAGCTAAAGGTGACAAGAgcacaattatttgtttacattttacattttaccggCAAGTTTTTTTACCCCAAAGATGGTACTCAAAATAGAATCCTATACGGATTCTGATTGGATGATACAGGATTGGAGTTCAtttaatcgaaagcttatccTGAATTAGGTGTAACAATTGCCGAAACTCTTTTTCACATTGTACtaagtatagaaaatatcttcaatttctacaCGTTGGAaccattaaaaatatgcctttttcattAGGCGAAAAAAATAGACGATCTTTTTCAACTGCATTGTAAGTCAATTTGAACCGCATGAccctatacatttttttggttgTAATGCACCACTGGTATTTTTAGTAACAGGAACCGCTACCCGTTTTTCcctagtttgtgtagtcttcGAGAAAAAAATACGGAACACCAGTGGTACCCTttggaaaatgcattacgaataattgcgctcttgtaaccttaAGATTGTTAATGTTGAGTAGTGTCTGACAAATTACGTTTGAACATGCTTAAAGTTAGATTACTATTATAACACTattctttaaaatacatttttttgtagaaaCTATAGGATGTTCAAAGCGGCCGTGACACAGatgcttttaaaaaatcaacctATTATGACTGGTAATATTTTTAAGCAGCAATACAGCGGCCTCTGGTGGAAAAGGTATACGTCTTCTCTATGGAACGTCGTTCAGGCCATAATTAAGTTTGTAACACACACGCTAGATGTTTGCGTTACATGGCGTTAACGTACCCTAGAGCAACACTTTGTTCACATACCCTAGAGGTACACGTTACAGTTCGTTCACTTATCCTAGAGGTACATGTACCACTTTGTTCACGTACCATAAATAGGCACACGTAACACTTTGTTCACATACCATAAATAGGTACACGTTACAGTGTTATATGTACATCCAGGTTACGCGAACAAAGTGTCATGTGTTCCTCTAGAGAACGTGAACACATGTTATATATGTACCTCATAAATAAATTATGACCCGAACGGCTCTTTATACTTCTCCTCTGGTTCATTTATCAATAGTtggataataaaatattgttttttcttgtCTTAAAAAGAATCTACCATTACACGTCTATTGTCATGTAACCTAAAATTTTGATCAAAcgatacaaattgaaataaaacacattttagaTTACCTGAACAATGAACGTCATAATGCAGTTTGTATTAaatgcaatacatgtatttttgtacattaaaataatgcaaatacaaactttttaaaagataagTCTCACTGACAATATCTTCgtttaatgttttgttataaCTTAGGCTTTCAGTTTTCTCGCatgaattgtttctttttttcagatctGATAATACGGTACGGGTTTTGGTTATTGTTTATATCCACAGATTACCTATTTGTTCTTACATGTGCATTCACGACTTTTTAACTCTGATAGGTGTGTCATTCGTAGTCTTGCAATAACTACTAATTTAAGTAAactgttttgtcattttgaatgAAGACGTTTAATTTTCTTACAATTATTATTCTTAGTCATACCAATATCGTCTAGCTGTAGGTAGAACAATTCTGTTGATGCAGTAGTTTCGTTGATCATACAAGAAACATTATCACCAGAAGGGTCCTTCACTTGGAACTTTGCAAGATATGGATCGCTAACAGCTGTAGCAGGATCTAGCTGTAAATTCTTTTGTAATCCGCTAATCACAGGAGGCTGTAAATACACAAGGGCGGATATCGACATTATCAGAGCGGAAGTTGAAAAAGGGGTAAATATGTAAACTGTTGCATAACTGTCAACCGTTGAAACTGTATCAGGCTAGTTAGTTCTTTTACAGGATTCTCAACCAGAGCAGAAGAAAAAGGATTGAAATGAACTTCCTTTGAAATATCTGTATTATGTATGAACTTGAAAATTTATTCGGAAGTGAGGGAAATACAACTGTAAAATTTTCAGTATTTGACTGTGAGTTAACTTTTGTATTCTTTGAAAACTagaaattatgtgttttttttactttatgcCATAACGATTTACTAACCAAACCCGACCTTCGTGTTGTTTAATCGTTCAACAAAGCCTTTTTGGCTCGATCCATTGTTAACTgttgtttgtcattttgatattttcatgtgtacaaaatgtaccctttcaaccatttttttccctttaatgtaaaatataagagTTAGTAATACATTTGATGAGTAAATGTACTTACAACGTTATATACTATAATAGTAACATTTGAGGTGACCTCATTATAACACGAGTCTTGGGCTGTGAGAGTTATATTTAGGCTGAAAGACATCTGTCCAACTCTGTGTGGCAATTCTTTTTTCACGTAAACATTTCCTGGAATTGATAAATGATTTCACTAAGAACGTCTGGACTTAACAATgatggtacatgtatttactaggGCGTACACCTAGTTATCAGTAACTACGAGGACTCTCAGATGTGTACTTAGTTTccttttgttgttgggatgtacaagtacccggtcaAGTCcactttgtttttttgtcagttgtatttctatttgtatccatctgatgagccttttttaactgattttcatagtttgttCTCATGTTTGACtgtaacaccactgtcccatgttaaGGGGAGGGGTGGCCCCATTTTGTATATGGCTATCCTAAGCCAGGAACCAGCCATTCAGTTGTTTGTTGCTgagtaacatatttgttttttgtttattatttttacatgtattaggcTGTTACtattcttgtttgaattgaacATGTTGTTTTACAGTTGCAATTATAATGCCTTGtataatagctgactatgcagtgtCAATTAATGAAGGCCGTACGACgacctaaagttgttattttctgtgtcatttggtctcttgtgaagagtctTCTCGTTGGCAACCGCacgacatcttctttttattacacTAACAAGGCCTATTTTAAAGTGATGTCTTCTATTCTCTGGAATTTATCTTGGACATTAGATAGTGCGTCAGAAAAgaaattttaagttcaaatttcCAAACAATATGCGCatgttgtattcttttttaaGTCATTATACAGATGACAAAATCACTGGAAGTATAATAGGAGGTATACTTGAGgtattaacatatatataatgatcAATCATTCTACGGACGAATGCATAGTGATGACGAAATATGACACCCCAGTTTGGCCAAGGGAACCATTacgtaaaaaaatcaaacgtcAAAATGGAGAAATACCGCTAACGTTTTACTCACGCATTTtggtatcaaaataaaaatattcattgtcGTAATCAAGTTTAAAATCTTGTATATAGTCTCCATAATCCTGATCAGATATTGATATTGCCATCACTAATGCGTCCATATTTAAGTGATCTGGGATATACATGGGTTTAGATGGTATATCAAATGCAATAGGTCTGTCTGAAATATAcgaaatacaaaatcaaattaataaattgaatgctgatacatttttaactataactatttattttttgctgATTCaatgaaaaggttttgccaaaaaaCAGCAAGAATGTATTTGGCCTGTTCATTCCCTTTAAGGTGCacgtggtatgggagtctaaaatacaAATGACAGAATTTCCACATAATTTGctaaaacgtagtatctattgatatatgttcaaaaatataataaaattgataggtcaccgcgcattttctcaagctaaaGGTTgttacaaaatgacaatttttgtcagaattatacaaaaaaatatacaggattatacagaaaaaacaccattttgtg
Encoded here:
- the LOC134690526 gene encoding uncharacterized protein LOC134690526, producing the protein MINETTASTELFYLQLDDIDVYLKLVNNESIQSNTSSEFILTITCEDGTENTEFKLKIKFQPKNKGTPTIPSTDSNAIPIIIGVCVFILCLTILVIFACIWKRRRKLVVNETSEDKLKHATISIAVGLTDNPYHDMGQTAEQHNTNDYVEMAAKPPPKEKAFHLGTTEVGAYTEAWR